The following are encoded together in the Nocardioides okcheonensis genome:
- a CDS encoding flagellar FlbD family protein: protein MILLTRLSGSAFVLNADLIERLDSTPDTVVTLVDGKKYVVAEGLVEVVDQVRAWRGSIIAAGAVPAAGVDPHAYAPRAHLTAVSDRAGREGEA, encoded by the coding sequence ATGATTCTGCTGACCCGACTCTCGGGCTCGGCGTTCGTCCTGAACGCCGACCTGATCGAGCGACTCGACAGCACACCCGACACCGTGGTGACCCTCGTGGACGGCAAGAAGTACGTCGTCGCCGAGGGCCTGGTCGAGGTGGTCGACCAGGTGCGTGCCTGGCGCGGGAGCATCATCGCCGCCGGGGCCGTGCCCGCCGCGGGCGTCGACCCGCACGCGTACGCGCCGCGGGCCCACCTCACCGCCGTCTCCGACCGCGCCGGCCGGGAGGGTGAGGCCTGA
- a CDS encoding motility protein A: protein MDPATLIGILVGLVIIFVAQIMEGGNPMSLMLVAPMLLVFGTTLMVTIAGGTMSDAKAAVGSLKTAFTAKVRPAADVVPMVVALAEKARREGLLALEDDLKKVDDPFLVKGVTLAIDGTDPEEVREILESEVYATKAHGKHSAKFFADAGAYAPTIGIIGTVMGLVHVLENLASPEELGHLIAAAFIATLWGVMSANVIFLPLGNRLKRLTELEAARMELVIEGVAAIQAGANPRVIAQKLSSLLPAGEQPDQKAA from the coding sequence ATGGACCCGGCAACCCTGATCGGGATCCTCGTCGGTCTCGTCATCATCTTCGTCGCCCAGATCATGGAGGGCGGCAACCCGATGAGCCTCATGCTCGTCGCCCCGATGCTCCTGGTCTTCGGCACCACGTTGATGGTGACCATCGCCGGCGGCACGATGTCCGACGCCAAGGCCGCCGTGGGGTCGTTGAAGACGGCGTTCACCGCGAAGGTGCGTCCCGCGGCCGACGTGGTGCCGATGGTGGTCGCGCTGGCCGAGAAGGCGCGCCGCGAGGGCCTGCTGGCCCTCGAGGACGACCTGAAGAAGGTGGACGATCCGTTCCTCGTCAAGGGCGTCACGCTCGCCATCGACGGCACCGACCCCGAGGAGGTGCGCGAGATCCTCGAGTCCGAGGTCTACGCCACCAAGGCCCACGGCAAGCACTCCGCGAAGTTCTTCGCCGACGCCGGCGCCTACGCGCCGACCATCGGCATCATCGGCACGGTCATGGGGCTCGTGCACGTCCTGGAGAACCTCGCCTCGCCCGAGGAGCTCGGCCACCTCATCGCGGCCGCCTTCATCGCGACCCTGTGGGGCGTGATGTCGGCCAACGTGATCTTCCTGCCGCTCGGCAACCGGCTCAAGCGGCTCACCGAGCTCGAGGCGGCCCGCATGGAGCTCGTCATCGAGGGCGTCGCGGCCATCCAGGCCGGGGCGAACCCGCGGGTGATCGCCCAGAAGCTGTCGTCGCTGCTGCCGGCGGGCGAGCAGCCCGACCAGAAGGCGGCCTGA
- a CDS encoding OmpA/MotB family protein: MSGGGRKRREDHEEHENHERWLVTYADMVTLLMVLFIVMFAMSSVDQKKFNELKAGLAAGFGDSTSVMTGSQSTMEEAGVSAVAPVKPETFAGAAPVAEQAAQALKRQSRELSAAQLEAARLDSLGRELEEALRRSGLSSDVTRKLTDDGLLLSLTSRHVVFEPDRAELSARGQRVLDAVAPVLRGATEDLRIDGHTNQVPVKPRYFATDWDLSAARAITVLRYLNETGRIPAERLSASAFGHEVPLVDPSKPGSQDVNKRVDIVVLSSLPAASRELLDDVAAAGEADTHSTTGGES; encoded by the coding sequence GTGAGCGGCGGTGGGCGCAAGCGCCGTGAGGACCACGAGGAGCACGAGAACCACGAGCGCTGGCTGGTGACGTACGCCGACATGGTGACGCTGCTGATGGTGCTGTTCATCGTGATGTTCGCGATGAGCTCGGTCGACCAGAAGAAGTTCAACGAGCTCAAGGCCGGCCTCGCCGCCGGGTTCGGTGACTCCACGTCGGTGATGACCGGGTCGCAGTCGACCATGGAGGAGGCGGGTGTCTCGGCGGTCGCGCCGGTGAAGCCCGAGACCTTCGCGGGCGCCGCGCCGGTCGCCGAGCAGGCCGCCCAGGCCCTGAAGCGCCAGAGCCGCGAGCTCAGCGCCGCCCAGCTCGAGGCCGCGCGCCTCGACTCGCTCGGGCGGGAGCTCGAGGAGGCGCTGAGGAGGTCCGGGCTGAGCAGCGACGTGACCCGCAAGCTCACCGACGACGGGCTGCTGCTGAGCCTGACCTCGCGGCACGTGGTCTTCGAGCCCGACCGGGCGGAGCTCAGCGCTCGCGGCCAGCGGGTGCTCGACGCGGTCGCACCCGTGCTGCGCGGCGCCACCGAGGACCTGCGCATCGACGGCCACACCAACCAGGTGCCGGTCAAGCCGCGCTACTTCGCCACCGACTGGGACCTGTCCGCGGCCAGGGCGATCACCGTCCTGCGCTACCTCAACGAGACCGGCCGGATCCCGGCCGAGCGGCTGAGCGCGTCCGCGTTCGGCCACGAGGTGCCGCTCGTCGACCCGTCGAAGCCGGGCTCGCAGGACGTCAACAAGCGCGTGGACATCGTCGTCCTGTCCTCGCTGCCGGCCGCCTCGCGTGAGCTCCTGGACGACGTCGCAGCCGCCGGAGAGGCGGACACCCACTCGACCACCGGAGGAGAGTCATGA
- a CDS encoding flagellar basal body-associated FliL family protein yields the protein MSSATLEKPAEAEAEAKGGKKKLIIIVVVLLVAAAAGYWFFLKPSGAPKEPEPGEVMTMEPIQVNLADGHYLRIGVALQLTADAHEADGSKALDATIALFSGVDQAELIKDKQREELKKELEKELEHAYHGDVMEVYFTEFVTQ from the coding sequence ATGAGCAGCGCCACCCTCGAGAAGCCCGCCGAGGCCGAGGCCGAGGCCAAGGGAGGGAAGAAGAAGCTCATCATCATCGTGGTCGTCCTGCTGGTCGCCGCGGCGGCGGGCTACTGGTTCTTCCTCAAGCCCAGCGGCGCGCCCAAGGAGCCCGAGCCGGGTGAGGTGATGACGATGGAGCCGATCCAGGTCAACCTCGCCGACGGCCACTACCTGCGCATCGGCGTCGCCCTCCAGCTCACCGCCGACGCCCACGAGGCCGACGGCAGCAAGGCGCTCGACGCGACGATCGCGCTCTTCAGCGGGGTCGACCAGGCCGAGCTGATCAAGGACAAGCAGCGCGAGGAGCTGAAGAAGGAGCTGGAGAAGGAGCTCGAGCACGCGTACCACGGTGACGTGATGGAGGTGTACTTCACCGAGTTCGTCACCCAGTAG
- a CDS encoding flagellar motor switch protein FliM produces MTSPQPPSGPAHSGARGRRRTRSAAEPTAYDFRRPIQLSREHTRILEESLDGFARQMGTAFTSALRAVCSAQLLGVAQTTYGEHVDTLDAMTYAVKLRAEPLSGFTLLDLPLPAVMGALDMMLGGPGTEKQPERPLTEIESAVVRGILTRLLSELGQSIVGIVETDPALVGIEYNPQLVQAAAPGDVVGVATFELVVKDRPHRVTLCLPFTALHPYLVRAAAPAPVSEHERMQRSRAAELVDRRFQDVPVDAVVRFAPTRLDPGTLSNLAVGDVVRLAHRASEPLSVVMGEATFAHATAGTHGARLAALVVGTTKENS; encoded by the coding sequence GTGACGAGCCCGCAGCCCCCGAGCGGACCCGCGCACTCCGGTGCCCGGGGTCGCCGGCGTACCCGCAGCGCGGCCGAGCCGACGGCCTACGACTTCCGGCGTCCGATCCAGCTGTCGCGGGAGCACACCCGCATCCTGGAGGAGAGCCTCGACGGCTTCGCGCGCCAGATGGGCACCGCGTTCACCTCGGCGCTGCGCGCCGTGTGCAGCGCCCAGCTGCTCGGCGTGGCCCAGACGACCTACGGCGAGCACGTCGACACCCTCGACGCGATGACCTACGCGGTGAAGCTCCGGGCCGAGCCGCTCTCCGGCTTCACCCTCCTCGACCTGCCGCTGCCCGCGGTCATGGGCGCGCTCGACATGATGCTCGGCGGCCCCGGGACCGAGAAGCAGCCCGAGCGCCCGCTCACCGAGATCGAGAGCGCGGTCGTCCGCGGCATCCTCACCCGCCTGCTCAGCGAGCTCGGGCAGAGCATCGTCGGCATCGTCGAGACCGACCCGGCGCTGGTCGGCATCGAGTACAACCCGCAGCTGGTGCAGGCGGCCGCTCCCGGCGACGTCGTCGGCGTCGCGACCTTCGAGCTGGTCGTCAAGGACCGCCCGCACCGGGTGACGCTGTGCCTGCCGTTCACCGCCCTGCACCCCTACCTCGTCCGCGCCGCGGCGCCGGCGCCCGTCTCGGAGCACGAGCGCATGCAGCGCTCGCGCGCCGCCGAGCTGGTGGACCGTCGCTTCCAGGACGTGCCGGTCGACGCGGTCGTCCGCTTCGCCCCCACCCGGCTCGACCCCGGGACCCTCAGCAACCTCGCCGTCGGCGACGTGGTGCGGCTCGCGCACCGCGCGTCCGAGCCCCTGTCCGTCGTGATGGGGGAGGCCACCTTCGCCCACGCGACGGCCGGCACCCACGGCGCCCGTCTCGCTGCACTGGTCGTCGGCACCACCAAGGAGAACTCATGA
- the fliN gene encoding flagellar motor switch protein FliN: protein MTALTDSPADLAGVALSAAAAAAEVLPAATPLVAGTPVPGGTDATAGLTGAAIAELHLPGVPASPCSSVPTSSRPWPAARSAGSTSPPPPSPRSRPRPVPSAPAAVPPREVAVDLVLGDLGGATVVPLLGDGVPAGALLVSDAAVASVEAMRATEMPAATASRAAAPAGSAARGIEMLHGVDMEVTVELGRARLTVRELLALSPGEVLELDRAAGSPADLLVNGRLIARGEVVVVDEDFGLRITEIVDESAAG, encoded by the coding sequence ATGACCGCCCTCACCGACTCGCCCGCCGACCTCGCCGGCGTCGCCCTCAGCGCCGCGGCCGCCGCCGCGGAGGTGCTGCCCGCCGCGACCCCGCTGGTCGCCGGCACGCCCGTCCCGGGCGGGACCGACGCCACCGCCGGCCTCACCGGCGCGGCGATCGCCGAGCTGCACCTGCCGGGCGTGCCCGCATCGCCGTGCTCGTCGGTCCCGACCTCGTCGAGGCCCTGGCCAGCAGCCCGCTCGGCGGGCTCGACCTCGCCGCCGCCGCCCAGCCCGCGCTCGAGGCCGCGGCCGGTGCCCTCGGCGCCCGCTGCGGTGCCGCCGCGCGAGGTCGCGGTGGACCTGGTGCTCGGCGACCTCGGCGGTGCGACCGTCGTCCCGCTGCTCGGCGACGGCGTCCCGGCCGGCGCGCTGCTGGTGTCGGACGCGGCCGTGGCGTCCGTCGAGGCGATGCGCGCCACCGAGATGCCCGCCGCGACCGCCTCCCGCGCCGCCGCTCCCGCCGGCTCCGCGGCCCGCGGCATCGAGATGCTGCACGGGGTCGACATGGAGGTGACCGTCGAGCTCGGTCGCGCCCGGCTGACCGTGCGCGAGCTGCTCGCGCTCTCCCCCGGGGAGGTGCTCGAGCTGGACCGCGCCGCCGGCAGCCCGGCCGACCTGCTGGTCAACGGCCGGCTGATCGCCCGCGGCGAGGTCGTCGTGGTCGACGAGGACTTCGGCCTCCGGATCACCGAGATCGTCGACGAGAGCGCAGCAGGCTGA
- a CDS encoding FliO/MopB family protein, translating to MLELTVRLIASLAVVVGLMLLLARLVGKRYGARAGAPVQVLHRQPLSRSASVAVITVGSRVLVVGATDQQVSLLTELDPEELAEDDSDADLLTMPTLAASPEAAPVSAPTLTALASAVTGPAATERPARGSHRAAPAPRRAPASTGALAGSVLSPQTWRQALAAVTGKAS from the coding sequence GTGCTCGAGCTGACGGTGCGACTCATCGCCTCCCTGGCGGTGGTCGTGGGACTCATGCTGCTGCTCGCCAGGCTGGTGGGCAAGCGGTACGGCGCGCGCGCCGGCGCCCCGGTGCAGGTGCTGCACCGGCAACCGCTGTCGCGCAGCGCCTCCGTCGCCGTCATCACCGTCGGCTCCCGCGTCCTCGTCGTCGGCGCCACCGACCAGCAGGTCAGCCTGCTCACCGAGCTCGACCCGGAGGAGCTCGCCGAGGACGACTCCGACGCCGACCTGCTCACCATGCCGACGCTCGCGGCCTCGCCCGAGGCCGCGCCGGTCTCCGCCCCGACCCTCACCGCCCTCGCGTCCGCCGTCACCGGTCCCGCCGCCACCGAGCGTCCCGCGCGCGGGTCGCACCGCGCCGCCCCGGCTCCGCGCCGGGCACCGGCGAGCACCGGCGCGCTGGCCGGCTCCGTCCTCTCACCGCAGACCTGGCGCCAGGCCCTCGCCGCCGTCACCGGGAAGGCGTCGTGA
- the fliP gene encoding flagellar type III secretion system pore protein FliP (The bacterial flagellar biogenesis protein FliP forms a type III secretion system (T3SS)-type pore required for flagellar assembly.), which translates to MTTGLPGTLPMTPEGPRGPTAPTGPAGPGGDSSVTIDLKGITDKPSTPVTVIVALSLLSLLPAILLTCTSFTKVLIVLGLTRNALGLQGIPPNQVLAGLALFLSLFIMGPVLSQMNDTGLQPYLDGDKTATAAYTDGVEPLRDFMLDQTGDDELRLLTDVAGRDLPKNRSEVSMATLVPAFVLSELKQAFIIGFIVFIPFLVIDIVISGALMALGMMMMPPVMVSLPFKLLLFVLVDGWGLVITSVVSSYQ; encoded by the coding sequence GTGACGACCGGACTGCCCGGCACCCTGCCGATGACGCCGGAGGGTCCCCGGGGCCCGACCGCGCCCACCGGTCCGGCCGGGCCCGGCGGCGACAGCTCGGTGACGATCGACCTCAAGGGCATCACCGACAAGCCCAGCACCCCGGTCACGGTGATCGTGGCGCTGTCGCTGCTGTCCCTGCTGCCGGCGATCCTGCTCACCTGCACCAGCTTCACCAAGGTGCTGATCGTCCTCGGCCTCACCCGCAACGCGCTCGGCCTCCAGGGCATCCCGCCCAACCAGGTCCTCGCCGGCCTCGCGCTGTTCCTGTCGCTGTTCATCATGGGGCCGGTGCTGTCGCAGATGAACGACACCGGCCTGCAGCCCTACCTCGACGGCGACAAGACGGCGACGGCGGCCTACACCGACGGCGTGGAGCCGCTGCGCGACTTCATGCTCGACCAGACCGGCGACGACGAGCTGCGCCTGCTCACCGACGTCGCGGGCCGCGACCTGCCGAAGAACCGCAGCGAGGTCTCGATGGCGACGCTGGTGCCGGCGTTCGTGCTCAGCGAGCTCAAGCAGGCGTTCATCATCGGCTTCATCGTCTTCATCCCCTTCCTCGTCATCGACATCGTGATCAGCGGCGCCCTCATGGCGCTGGGCATGATGATGATGCCGCCGGTGATGGTGTCGCTGCCGTTCAAGCTCCTGCTCTTCGTCCTCGTGGACGGCTGGGGTCTGGTCATCACGTCCGTCGTCTCGAGCTATCAGTAG
- the fliQ gene encoding flagellar biosynthesis protein FliQ, giving the protein MTDTTVINIALQTMLVALKLSAPILVTSLVIGFTISLFQSMTQIQEFTLAFVPKLVGVGVALLVSGGWMLQTLVDFTRDLFDMVPTLLG; this is encoded by the coding sequence ATGACCGACACCACCGTCATCAACATCGCCCTGCAGACCATGCTGGTCGCGCTGAAGCTCTCGGCGCCGATCCTCGTGACGTCGCTGGTCATCGGCTTCACCATCTCGCTCTTCCAGTCGATGACGCAGATCCAGGAGTTCACCCTGGCCTTCGTGCCCAAGCTCGTCGGCGTCGGCGTCGCGCTGCTGGTCTCCGGCGGCTGGATGCTCCAGACCCTCGTCGACTTCACCCGGGACCTGTTCGACATGGTCCCGACGCTGCTGGGCTGA
- a CDS encoding flagellar biosynthetic protein FliR: MGLTLSVAGEPLLAYLLASVRIIAWLALVPPFAGRSVPTMAKVVLSLGLAFAVLPSVEGGSIPTGTGELLVTTLTQVVVGSALGLVTYVLLAAVSTAGAIIDTFGGFQLAQGFDPLSMNMNTVFGKLHQMLAVMILFATGGHLLVLGGLLRTFTLLPLGETPQLDGASHVLVTAVGMFFLTAVQIALPLVAVLFVADLGLALLTKVAPHLNAINVMFPAKIGLTLLLLGMSFPVLPEAVRHLVELANEAQASLLGGG, translated from the coding sequence GTGGGCCTCACCCTGAGCGTCGCCGGTGAGCCGCTGCTGGCCTACCTGCTGGCGTCGGTGCGGATCATCGCGTGGCTGGCGCTGGTGCCGCCGTTCGCCGGGCGGTCGGTGCCGACGATGGCGAAGGTCGTGCTGTCGCTCGGACTCGCCTTCGCGGTGCTGCCCTCGGTCGAGGGCGGGTCGATCCCCACCGGGACCGGCGAGCTGCTGGTCACCACCCTCACCCAGGTGGTCGTGGGCTCCGCGCTCGGACTGGTGACGTACGTCCTGCTGGCCGCGGTCTCGACCGCCGGCGCCATCATCGACACCTTCGGCGGCTTCCAGCTCGCGCAGGGCTTCGACCCGCTGTCGATGAACATGAACACCGTCTTCGGCAAGCTCCACCAGATGCTCGCGGTGATGATCCTCTTCGCGACCGGAGGGCACCTGCTGGTGCTCGGCGGCCTGCTGCGCACCTTCACCCTGCTCCCGCTGGGCGAGACGCCGCAGCTCGACGGCGCCTCCCACGTGCTGGTCACGGCCGTCGGGATGTTCTTCCTCACCGCCGTGCAGATCGCGCTGCCGCTGGTGGCGGTGCTGTTCGTGGCCGACCTGGGCCTGGCGCTGCTGACCAAGGTGGCGCCCCACCTCAACGCGATCAACGTGATGTTCCCGGCGAAGATCGGTCTGACCCTGCTGCTCCTCGGCATGTCGTTCCCGGTGCTCCCCGAGGCCGTGCGGCACCTCGTCGAGCTCGCCAACGAGGCGCAGGCCTCGCTGCTGGGCGGGGGGTGA
- a CDS encoding EscU/YscU/HrcU family type III secretion system export apparatus switch protein, whose product MSDEKTEKPTARKRKESRKEGQVPRTQELGGWATLLLVGMVLPTLLGRELTALAELMKQCFTMQGQVEVADAMVLLGRGARHVMVTLVSLGSAVMLVGVGAALAQGGFFLATKSVKPSLKKLNPIQGFKRAFGPQALWEGAKMLIKSAVVGVVAYGAIAALMPLIGGLVPISAVLEVVRDEVLSLVRSVAVAGLVMAAFDYLIVRRRMGKQTRMSKHEVKQEHKQTEGDPLLKGAIRSRQLAAARNRMMADVPSADVVLVNPTHVAVALRYDAERGAPKVVARGAGVVAQKIREQAAEHGVPLVRDIPLARALHRSTVVGQEIPPELYAAVAQVLAFVISRRSTGVSGGEHRSPRSEADLPAVPVAGRRRRTVTEPAAISSGVVAAGR is encoded by the coding sequence GTGTCCGACGAGAAGACCGAGAAACCCACAGCCCGCAAGCGCAAGGAGTCCCGCAAGGAGGGGCAGGTCCCCCGCACCCAGGAGCTGGGCGGCTGGGCCACCCTGCTGCTGGTGGGCATGGTGCTGCCGACCCTGCTGGGTCGTGAGCTGACCGCGCTGGCCGAGCTGATGAAGCAGTGCTTCACCATGCAGGGCCAGGTGGAGGTCGCCGACGCGATGGTCCTGCTCGGGCGAGGGGCCCGGCACGTCATGGTCACCCTGGTCTCCCTCGGGTCGGCCGTGATGCTGGTGGGCGTCGGCGCGGCGCTGGCGCAGGGCGGCTTCTTCCTCGCCACCAAGAGCGTCAAGCCGTCGCTGAAGAAGCTCAACCCGATCCAGGGCTTCAAGCGGGCCTTCGGGCCGCAGGCGCTGTGGGAGGGCGCCAAGATGCTCATCAAGAGCGCCGTCGTCGGCGTCGTGGCGTACGGCGCGATCGCCGCGCTGATGCCGCTCATCGGCGGCCTGGTGCCGATCTCGGCCGTGCTCGAGGTGGTCCGCGACGAGGTGCTGTCGCTCGTGCGGAGCGTCGCGGTCGCGGGACTGGTCATGGCGGCCTTCGACTACCTGATCGTGCGACGCCGGATGGGCAAGCAGACCCGGATGAGCAAGCACGAGGTCAAGCAGGAGCACAAGCAGACCGAGGGCGACCCGCTGCTCAAGGGCGCCATCCGCTCCCGCCAGCTCGCCGCGGCGCGCAACCGGATGATGGCTGACGTGCCGAGCGCCGACGTGGTGCTGGTCAACCCCACCCACGTCGCCGTCGCGCTGCGCTACGACGCCGAGCGCGGTGCGCCCAAGGTCGTCGCGCGGGGTGCCGGCGTGGTCGCGCAGAAGATCCGCGAGCAGGCGGCGGAGCACGGCGTGCCGCTGGTGCGCGACATCCCGCTGGCCCGGGCGTTGCACCGCTCCACGGTCGTCGGGCAGGAGATCCCGCCGGAGCTCTACGCCGCGGTGGCGCAGGTCCTGGCGTTCGTCATCTCGCGCCGGTCCACCGGGGTGAGCGGCGGCGAGCACCGCAGCCCGCGCAGCGAGGCCGACCTCCCCGCCGTCCCGGTGGCCGGCCGCCGGCGTCGCACCGTCACGGAGCCTGCCGCGATTTCCTCAGGAGTCGTCGCCGCCGGCCGATGA
- the flhA gene encoding flagellar biosynthesis protein FlhA, whose amino-acid sequence MVPKRLIQLGVPAGIVLIVVMLVVPLPAMVLDLLIALNITSALLVLLVAMFVHRPLEFSAFPAVVLVLTLFRLALNVSATRLVLLDGYAGKVIDTFGHFVVGGSLIVGLIVFAILLIIQFVVITKGAERVAEVGARFTLDAMPGKQMAIDADLNSGLIDEDEARRRRHEVHAEADFYGAMDGASKFVKGDAIAAIVITMVNLIGGFAVGMAQKGMSFGDAITTYSLLSVGDGLVSQIPALLLSTATGLIVTRNTGDSDMGSDILRQLTNNKMPLQIAGFGALAICLIPGLPKLPFITAGGIMLLASSRVATPVVRDEAEVAAEQALTAPADTPELLAAEIQVDPLGLELSPDVIDLVDAASGGDLLDRVKALRRKIAGELGIIVPPVRTRDNIDLPASTYAIKLFGIEVARGEAPRGTVLAIGDHVGSMPGRATREPVFGLEASWIPAELRVQAELNGATVVDRASVITTHLAEVVGQHAARLLGREDVKMLVDLVRRSHPVVVEELTPAQLSLGEVQRVLQGLLVEGVAVRDLVRIFEALSLKAQVTKDPDALVEAARTSLGPAIVAPHLLEGAVHVISFDPMLEQRMLEAVRPGDQGAVVALDPLVGQSVLGELSDLRTAAEERGLRPVVVCAPQIRAAVRRMVAPVLTSTAVLSYTELSGATQVRSVGTVTGDRLAVTA is encoded by the coding sequence GTGGTTCCGAAGCGGCTCATCCAGCTGGGCGTCCCGGCCGGCATCGTGCTCATCGTCGTGATGCTGGTGGTGCCGCTGCCCGCGATGGTGCTGGACCTGCTGATCGCGCTCAACATCACCAGCGCGCTGCTCGTCCTGCTCGTCGCGATGTTCGTGCACCGCCCCCTCGAGTTCTCCGCCTTCCCGGCCGTGGTGCTGGTGCTCACGCTCTTCCGGCTCGCGCTCAACGTGAGCGCGACCCGCCTGGTGCTGCTCGACGGCTACGCCGGCAAGGTGATCGACACGTTCGGCCACTTCGTGGTCGGCGGCTCGCTGATCGTCGGCCTGATCGTCTTCGCGATCCTCCTCATCATCCAGTTCGTCGTCATCACCAAGGGCGCCGAGCGCGTCGCCGAGGTGGGCGCCCGCTTCACGCTCGACGCGATGCCCGGCAAGCAGATGGCCATCGACGCCGACCTCAACTCCGGCCTGATCGACGAGGACGAGGCGCGGCGCCGCCGCCACGAGGTCCACGCCGAGGCCGACTTCTACGGCGCGATGGACGGAGCGTCGAAGTTCGTCAAGGGCGACGCGATCGCCGCGATCGTGATCACCATGGTCAACCTGATCGGCGGCTTCGCGGTCGGGATGGCCCAGAAGGGCATGTCGTTCGGCGACGCCATCACCACCTACAGCCTGCTGTCGGTCGGCGACGGCCTGGTCTCGCAGATCCCGGCGCTGCTGCTGTCCACGGCCACCGGCCTCATCGTCACCCGCAACACCGGCGACTCCGACATGGGCTCCGACATCCTGCGCCAGCTCACCAACAACAAGATGCCGCTGCAGATCGCCGGCTTCGGGGCGCTCGCCATCTGCCTGATCCCGGGCCTGCCCAAGCTGCCGTTCATCACCGCCGGCGGCATCATGCTGCTGGCCTCCTCCCGGGTGGCGACGCCCGTCGTGCGGGACGAGGCGGAGGTGGCGGCCGAGCAGGCGCTCACCGCGCCCGCCGACACCCCCGAGCTGCTCGCCGCCGAGATCCAGGTCGACCCGCTCGGCCTCGAGCTGTCGCCGGACGTGATCGACCTCGTCGACGCGGCCAGCGGGGGCGACCTGCTCGACCGGGTCAAGGCGCTGCGCCGCAAGATCGCCGGCGAGCTCGGCATCATCGTGCCGCCGGTCCGCACCCGCGACAACATCGACCTGCCGGCCAGCACGTACGCCATCAAGCTCTTCGGCATCGAGGTCGCCCGCGGCGAGGCGCCGCGCGGCACCGTCCTCGCGATCGGCGACCACGTCGGGTCGATGCCCGGCCGCGCCACCCGCGAGCCCGTCTTCGGGCTGGAGGCGTCGTGGATCCCCGCCGAGCTGCGCGTCCAGGCCGAGCTCAACGGCGCCACGGTCGTCGACCGCGCCTCGGTCATCACCACCCACCTCGCCGAGGTGGTCGGCCAGCACGCCGCCCGCCTCCTCGGCCGCGAGGACGTCAAGATGCTCGTCGACCTGGTCCGCCGCAGCCACCCCGTGGTGGTCGAGGAGCTGACCCCCGCCCAGCTCAGCCTCGGCGAGGTCCAGCGCGTGCTGCAGGGCCTCCTCGTCGAGGGCGTCGCCGTCCGCGACCTGGTGCGGATCTTCGAGGCGCTGTCGCTCAAGGCCCAGGTCACCAAGGACCCCGACGCCCTCGTGGAGGCGGCACGCACCTCCCTGGGACCGGCCATCGTCGCACCACACCTGCTGGAGGGAGCCGTGCACGTGATCAGCTTCGACCCGATGCTCGAGCAACGGATGCTGGAGGCCGTGCGCCCCGGCGACCAGGGAGCCGTCGTCGCGCTCGACCCGCTCGTGGGCCAGAGCGTGCTCGGCGAGCTCTCCGACCTCCGCACCGCCGCCGAGGAGCGCGGCCTGCGACCCGTGGTCGTGTGCGCCCCGCAGATCCGCGCCGCCGTGCGGCGGATGGTCGCCCCGGTCCTCACCAGCACCGCCGTCCTGTCCTACACCGAGCTGTCCGGCGCCACCCAGGTGCGGTCGGTCGGCACCGTCACCGGTGACCGTCTCGCGGTGACGGCATGA